In Oreochromis aureus strain Israel breed Guangdong linkage group 20, ZZ_aureus, whole genome shotgun sequence, the following are encoded in one genomic region:
- the LOC120435122 gene encoding uncharacterized protein LOC120435122, protein MWSPSVKDILGSGYWPGTLNFCTLFSMDVFQSFYDIKKAAPGMSLKAFVKMLDERTAHFGRTGRISADAFSKSFLEWSAVKFEVDRMCKEPCFSCPACTPDMLAVSVDGNRKLYRFQSNASTSEQGNFEGVFIEKDEDVAEFVKYIQRHTSHVPGKGLCGSSSWTAAKESSKKSTGKLDEEGMEIAVCRHGVLLAALNMFRGEIFAYPLFLQRKLAANVPGHITFLCSDVACKYFPYLTKVAQQCPELRNLLSMRPFLSVMHAKAHTWKCEIKWGGAFQDGAGSTVGEEVEQVNSFLSRAAITTKYMSKAGQTDMLTLLALGWNKRKVEQLGRTLSQRYLKIIRILREQVESLNVTKNELGVDDDTLQQWVADVQKWAEETDQTDGSLGALQARIEELVVIIRVRTQSLYRQNDSNKRRHRIRKVILVEKKRLAAAVDDYNKLAEPTKQIVSSDALIQTDIWPWQSTSEPAAELQTKRKVFEKVMAVRRLREEEMILCREMRHHWTVLRMRSVVLGTISSDSSLVGMSEDAQKGLRSLVLKKQSELKAEMLKVKDMYKRILSHQPLLEMDSEEEEDIPDDATESDLSTSDED, encoded by the exons ATGTGGTCCCCCTCAGTTAAGGACATCCTGGGTAGTGGATATTGGCCTGGCACCTTAAATTTCTGCACCCTGTTTTCAATGGATGTCTTTCAGTCTTTCTATGATATTAAGAAGGCTGCACCAGGGATGTCACTTAAGGCATTTGTCAAAATGCTGGATGAAAGAACAGCCCATTTTGGAAGG ACTGGCCGAATATCAGCTGATGCCTTCAGTAAAAGTTTCTTGGAGTGGAGTGCTGTAAAGTTTGAGGTGGACAGGATGTGCAAGGAGCCATGCTTTAGCTGCCCTGCCTGCACTCCAGACATGCTTGCCGTCTCAGTTGATGGAAACCGTAAGCTTTATCGCTTTCAATCTAATGCAAG CACTTCAGAGCAGGGGAACTTTGAAGGTGTCTTCATTGAAAAAGATGAGGACGTTGCTGAGTTTGTGAAATACATCCAGAGACACACAAGTCAT GTCCCGGGGAAAGGGTTGTGCGGATCTTCATCTTGGACTGCAGCAAAGGAGTCGTCCAAAAAGTCCACTGGGAAGTTGGATGAAGAGGGCATGGAAATAGCTGTTTGTCGCCACGGAGTCCTCTTAGCTGCATTGAACATGTTTCGAGGGGAGATCTTTGCTTACCCCCTTTTTCTCCAGAGGAAGTTGGCAGCTAACGTCCCAGGACATATTACGTTCCTTTGCTCCGATGTGGCCTGTAAATATTTCCCCTATTTAACCAAGGTGGCTCAGCAGTGCCCTGAGCTGAGGAACCTCTTGTCAATGCGTCCTTTTCTCTCCGTCATGCATGCAAAGGCTCACACTTGGAAATGCGAG ATCAAATGGGGAGGTGCGTTTCAGGATGGGGCCGGTTCAACAGTTGGAGAAGAGGTGGAACAAGTAAACAGTTTCCTGTCTAGGGCGGCCATCACAACGAAGTACATGTCTAAAGCAG GGCAAACAGACATGCTGACCCTCCTGGCTTTGGGTTGGAACAAAAGGAAAGTGGAACAACTGGGCCGCACTTTGAGCCAGAGATATCTCaag ATCATAAGGATCCTTAGAGAACAAGTGGAGAGCCTGAATGTGACCAAAAATGAGCTGGGTGTGGATGACGACACACTGCAGCAATGGGTGGCCGATGTGCAGAAATGGGCTGAAG AAACTGATCAAACTGATGGCAGCCTTGGAGCGTTGCAGGCACGAATAGAGGAGCTTGTCGTCATCATCAGAGTGCGAACACAAAGTCTTTACAGACAAAATG ATAGCAACAAGAGGCGACACAGAATTCGCAAGGTCATCTTAGTTGAGAAGAAACGCTTGGCGGCTGCTGTTGACGACTACAACAAGCTTGCTGAACCAACAAAGCAAATCGTATCCAGTGATGCCCTCATCCAGACCGATATTTGGCCCTGGCAGAGCACAAGTGAAC CTGCTGCTGAACTCCAGACAAAGAGAAAGGTCTTTGAGAAGGTGATGGCTGTGAGGCgcctgagagaggaggagatgatcCTTTGCAGGGAGATGCGGCATCACTGGACAGTGTTGCGAATGCGATCTGTGGTGTTGGGGACAATCTCCTCAGACT cCTCCCTTGTTGGCATGTCGGAGGATGCACAGAAGGGACTCCGTAGcctggttttaaaaaaacaaagtgaactGAAAGCTGAAATGCTCAAAGTAAAGGACATGTACAAGAGAATCCTCAGCCACCAACCACTCCTGGAAATGGactcggaggaggaggaggacattCCAGACGATGCCACTGAGAGTGATTTGAGCACTTCTGATGAAGACTGA